The Montipora foliosa isolate CH-2021 chromosome 10, ASM3666993v2, whole genome shotgun sequence genomic sequence aggattcggtcgctaagtaaccgccgtgcATGGTCAACACAGTGAATTCGACCCACAGCAGAGGTCtcttctcccgtactcgtcaacccAGCGAACGCAAGCAGGGAACATAATACTGTTCATTCGTAAGTAAATATAAACAGCTGTAACAGCCTTGTACAAAAACACTCACTGGGCTTTGGCCTGCTGTTATAATTCGCGCAAAAGACGATTTTGCGAACATTTCCCTAAGAAGAACAATTGGCAAACGATTACCGGTAGCCGACTCCTTTTTGCTTGCAAAACCTCCTCACCATTCAACTCTGAGGTAATGAATTTTGTTGAAGTGTCGTAACTGTATTTAGTGCTGGGGCAGGGCACTCAGGCCAATTGGGGACACTAcagaaataatataaaataatctCTTCTCAAATTGTAGGTTGGTTTTTTGGGAGAacgggaaaaccggagtacccggagcaaaacctctcggagcaggagcctgtttctcgaaagtcccgaaactttacgggccgtcttcggatgtcacaattccctttgtatcttaagaacggagaggaattaagtcgtcaaacttcacagttattttgctttttgttaccttgaaatcatgttaaaagatcggctttccagaacaagcggttgacagtttcacaaatggcttttcgggcccgaaaagttttcgggacttttgagaaacgggacCCAGGGgtccgtttctcaaaagtcccgaaactttacgggccattttcgggtgtcacaattccctttgtatctcaagaacggagagcatttaattcgtcaaacttcacagttatttttcttttcgttaccttgaaaacatggtaaaagatcggctttctaaaacaagcggttggcaactttacagatggcttttcggacccgaaaagttttcgggacttttgagaaacgggtcccagagtagagaatcaacaaactcaacccacatatgacgccgaatctgggaatcgaacccgggccacattggtggcaggcgaatgctctcaccaaggggcgtttaccatttgcacgGAAAATCCGGTTGTAATGGAACGCTCGtaatggtacaggattttccCGGAATTAAATGGCGTTTCGCCAGGCCCGAGTCTCTCGCGGctggaagaaaacaataaaaaatcaaaatggcggctccaTGGTGTGAAAAGGGGCCGCACTGAACCGGGTCGAGTTGGAGTTTACAAATGGTACAGTTGAAACCGGGAAAGGGGAATACGTCTgaggatttccatctttttcggaaactttgtggtggaatgagctgtaccattttaattttggaattttcggtgtttgttgacaaacagTAAACACTcctgggacccgtttctcgaaagttccgaaaacgtttcggacccgaaaagccatttgtgaaattgccaattgttttcaaggcaacaaaacgaaaaacaactgtgaagtttgacgaattaaatcctctcctttcttgagatacaaagagaattttgacacctgaaaacggtccgtaaagtttcgggactttcgagaaacgagccccagGTGACGATGTTAATGAAACGTTCTTGCGTTTAGTTGTACAAGTACACAAGATGAAAGCAATTCCCAAGACGTTTCCTGGGGTGAAAACCATTCTTCGTAGAAAGTCTACATCTGCATTTGGACGGGGCCAGAgatttttgaaattatttttttttcaacaggaTCGAAACATGATTCTTGGACAAAACGGATTCTTCGTGACTCCATCGGACTCAGTAGCTGTGATAGCCGACAACGCCAAATGCATCCCGTACTTCGTGAAAACCGGTTTAAAAGGCGTAGCGCGCAGCATGCCGACTAGTGCTGCTATTGACAGAGTTGGAAAGGAAATGGGGGTCGAGTGCTTTGAAACTCCAACAGGTAAACTTCAGTTATCAACCGTTATTGGACCCCAGTTAGTAAAACGGGGCTTTTTACATAAATAGCAGCCATGTTTGAATAATGAAGGAATTGATAACTCCTAGAAAAGTTCCAAACAAAATATGTAGCAAAGAGGTGAAGATAGCAACAGGTGAACTTCAGTTATCAACCGTTATTGGACCCTAGTTAGTAAAACGGGGCTTTTTGCATAAATAGCAGCCATGTTTGAATAATGAAGGAACTGATAACTTCTAGAAAAGTTCCAAACAAAATATGTAGCAAAGAGGTGAAGATAGCAACAGGTGAACTTCAGTTATCAACCGTTATTGGACCCTAGTTAGTAAAACGGGGCTTTTTGCATAAATAGCAGCCATGTTTGAATAATGAAGGAACTGATAACTTCTAGAAAAGTTCCAAACAAAATATGTAGCAAAGAGGTGAAGATAGCAACAGGTGAACTTCAGTTATCAACCGTTATTGGACCCCAGTTAGTAAAACAGGGctttttgcataaatggcagccatgtttgaatAATGAAGGAATTGATAACTTCCAGAAAAGTTCCCAACAAAATATGTAGCAAAGAGTTGAAGGTAtacatttaaggacggtgcatgCCTACTCATTGTTATTGCTCACATGTTTTGCGCATATCGAGATATTTGGGTTTTCTATGAGTGGTCCTTACTGGTacagatatttttgcgcggcttaaaactatgcggagaaagcaaaacttagcaagtgctgtttgtatccaaaaagaaaactggggttACCCGTGTatttttttagagataattttaattaaaagcTTCTCTTAATTTgggaaagaatgccatacaatgctttgtattttaaagcttttgacaattattgttgattaattatctttgaaaaatgcttggttacccccaattttcttttctgatttcaataacacttgttaagatcttctCCTCTCGCTTGttcataaaccgcgcaaaaatacatTCGAATTAGCGGGGGCCGTCCTTAATTTTGACAAAATGAAGTTCTCCTTGTTTCTTTTGTACACATGGCCCTAGATTTCTTATCAGTTCCAAACAAACCGAAAAAGTTCCCTTTCTGCCTAGAGAATTTGTTCACGTAACTGGTGCGTGTGATTAATCGCTTTTTCAGGCTGGAAATTCTTTGGAAACTTAATGGATGCACAGCGCATTTCGCTCTGTGGTGAGGAGAGCTTTGGCACAGGCTCTGATCACATCCGTGAGAAAGACGGTGTCTGGGCATTTCTTGGTACGTATGGTAAACACGAAACCAATTCGAAACCTGGACTAAAGTCAGGTTTTGAGCTCACGGGAAAGACAACCCCATACAGAACTCTTCCAAACCTCTTCCAAACCCATCTTTGCATGTAAACTGCTGGCCACGGCAATCAGAGATCCTTATAAACCCCAGTCTAAAATGGCGTTTGCGGATTCAACGACAACTTTGCATTAGCCTACACTTAGGTCCCGGTACTTCTAAACGGAAAGCTCTTCAAAGAAACCAACGGATTACGAGACTGGCTTGGGTGGTACCCCAGTCCTTTAACCTTCTAACAAGCTCTCTCTTGGTAGGCTATTTAAGGTTACTCGAGGGCATCCGATTCAATTTGTTCTTGAATAGCATACCGTCAACGACTGAGGAACTGATCCTTTGACCGCTGACCATTCAGCAAAAATTCCAGTTCCGAATTTCGGAAATTGCATTTGCCCAGTGGAACGATATTTCGGTTGCACGAAGCTAACCCATGCCACCGCGCGTTCGTGAAAATTTCGCGCCAATCAGGGAGATTCACGTGATCTTGTCGTGACCATGAGACCAAAGGTAACAACAAATCGCTTCAGTGCACGTGGACAGTGACATTTTGGACCGACCGTTCAAAATGGACCCCCTTTCAAAGGTGTTCTCAGGTATTCTGGTTGGACTGAACGAaaacggacctttccatttgattccaaccgaaatttcccgGAAATTTCGCCCTTTCACTTCGCGCCAAACCGAACTTCTCCGATTTTACCCCGAGTGAAGCGCGCGCTCGCGGGGCTACAAGATACTGAACTTTTGATGGCGCGCGGAAGTCAGCATAAAATCGAAGGAAACATCTTAGAGTAATTCAAGAAAGCGCCTGCTTGCTTGGAGAACATTTTTTTAGCTACACGGGGAAGGAATACTACCAGGTAAAAAtgaacttctttttcttttggcaGTCTTACTGTATTTGATGTTTTCAGGTATTGCTTTAGCTGGGAAAATAGGAATTGGTATGCAAATTCAGTCATTCTTGCGGGAATGTCTTCTTTGATCTCGTCAATGGATCGACCAAGCCCGGCTTAAGCAAGACGTAAATTTGATTACTTCACCGTTGAAAAACACACATACTTGTTTTGTTCGCAGCGTGGATGTCCATCATAGCAAGCCGACAGATGTCGGTACAGGATATATTGAAAGACTTCTGGAAAAAATACGGCAGAGGGTTTTTTGTAAGGTAGGACATAGATAGAGTTTAGCCTGTGTCACAAACTGGACATTGGGTGCCAGAGAACAGATTTAGTCTTGCCATATTTACGGGTACCTCCACTTCGACTGAATCTCCAGCAACGCAAATTTCACCCGTTTAGTTTCCTGTGCTTTTGTTTCTAACTGTATAACCTAAAAGTGTGCTAATTAACCTGCAAAGCAGGCGTTTTTTGGGAGGCGTACGCTTGTTCGTAATGGGCCGCCATTTTCGTAatgcgccgccattttgaaagcactcAGCTGGTAGAGGACTGACCTCCTCTCACCGAGTGCAATTTTCTTGACTCGCCTCATGGCTTCTGTTAGTCTCGCTATCCAATTGCAAGATGTCTGCCGATAATTCTTACCAAAACAGCAATATACCTGCTTTGCAGGCTATGTGCTAAAGTGTGATCTAGAATGTTCTTTACTTTGATAACCTTTGCACTATTCTTCAacattaatgcaaaaaaattgaAGTCTTTTGGACAATATATACGCCTCAATTACCCTTAACGGTTACTATCATGAAAACTTTTCCGAATACCTCATAAGTTCCATCGTCTTAAGTCGTATGAAAATGGCGAATAAGTTATGCAAAAATagattcaaaaaattaacatgacGTGAAAGTAAGAGGCAGACTCGGATATAACTTAACACGGCCGTGCAAATACGGTGGTCCTTGCAGATGAATGTGCGTGCCAAGGAACGGAGTATTCGCAGTCAAAAATGTACTTGAATTCCATCCTTAAGTTTCCTACTGCTTGATGTTTCGCGAGTGACCTCGGCGGAATTAAATTAAGTTCAGAACTTGATTCAGCTAGGATGTGACGGTCTTAGTCAGAACCATACTTTGATCTTTTTTCTGCGTAGGTGCGATTACGAAAACGTCGAACCGGAAGGAGCCAATAAAATGATGGACCTACTGCGCATGGCAGCTGAGGATGTGTCCTTAGTGAATAAGACCTTTACTGGGGGGAGTGGTGACAGTCAGAGGTCCTACCAAGTCAGATCAATGGATGACTTTTCTTACACTGATCCTATTGACGGGAGTGTTTCAAAGAAACAGGTGCGAAAGTCACAGACAACTATTCTATTATGATATTCTCTTATTCTTGGCCTATTTCGCTCTTTTTAGTGCTTGCTCGATAACTGCGGTTAACAGGAGAGCTGTTTGGGCGCACAGCACATTTCAGCTCGAAGATTGATACAGCCTTATCTCTTGAAtatatatcatcatcatcattatcattattttaataataataataataataataatattattattattattattattattattattattattattgttgttgattTTGCGTGTAGTGTGAAAGGGTTTAATTCGAACACTCTTTTGTTGTAGGGTGTTCGTATAATCTTTACTGATGGATCTCGGCTTATTTTTCGGCTCAGTGGAACTGGAAGTGCTGGGGCCACAATCAGAATTTACGTGGAAAGTTACGAGCCAGATGAAGCAAAGCATATGTTGGATGCTCAGGTATGTGCAGTCTATAACcgacatttttttgtttctcaaatGGTTGAGTCACGATCATGATCAGTACtgcttaataggccatttccgagttcatgtctgcctcctcctcaaagcgagtctaagtgcatgcaaagtttttgtgatggcaattagttctactttacatatgaatgaaaactaattttcataacaaaaacttcgcacttagactcgctttgaagaggaggcagacatgaactcggaaatggcctattgttttcACTGATTTCAATGATCCACAAGTTAGGACGAAAAGGTAACCATAAATATTGGGCTTATGAACTTTGATCACAGAAGAATGATGGAAGTCATGGAtggaaagaaagttgtcatgggTGAAAAGAAAGTCATGATACCTATTCGCCACCGTATGTTATCCTGTGTCCGCACACTACACGCCTAGACAAGCTCGGCTATTTGCGTGTAGTGTGTGCATCTAAACCTATTTGTGGATTTATAGAAACTATATACAAAACAGTAAAagcaaacaataacaaacagTAAAACGGTTAATAAATCTCAGTCTTATGATTTTTTCCCAAATCTCATGATTTTAAGATCACCTACAGACTCAAAAGTTAGAACCACCTTGTATAGCATAATAAATACCACGGGAAGCTGCTGCCTCAGTAGCTTTGGTTTGTGCAGCTTTTTCCTCTACTCCACGTAAGATTAGGTTTATTCCTTTAACTTAGTTACCTTGCCTTTTTTCGCCGTTCGCCTATACCATCGAGTAAATCAGCCGCAAGTTTAAATGCTGTGGCGAAAAAGGTTGTGCCCTCTTTCACGCCCCTCTGACGTCATGTTAATATTCTCTTTGCAGGTTGTGTTAAAACCGTTACTTGACATTGGCCTGACCATCTCTCAATTGCAACAACTTACTGGTCGCGATGCTCCTACCGTCATCACATAAcagaaaccagggccagtaATTTCTGGAGGTGAATTCGATCCACAAAATACAGTGCATTAGGCTTCTAAAAGTTTGCAATTTGAGGAGACTTAAGTGGCAATGCATTAAGGAGGGTTTTATGCGTCAGCTTGTTCGTGAATTTGTGATTACACGTAGTGTTAATGGCGATTTTATTTTActagtttatttatttgttttattataaATTACTGTTTACTGATACCGTCAATACCACCTTGCAGTTTTAGAATTAGACATACAATTAAGTACAGTAAACATAATTCCTGTATTATCAACTTTACAAAACTGGTAAATAAAAAATTGAGAATGGCAAAGAAAATGTTCTTAAACTTCAGACGTTAGCAGCATCGAAAAAATCATTATTTCCATTTATACATTTAGTTTGAGTGAAAGTCTGCTGTCAAAGTCTCCTTAGTCATATTAGCCGTTTTATACTACCGACGCATAATTcatctgggacgaacttgggcaaaaaAACAAgttctgcgtctgttaattcGTTTAGTGTCTAGTACAAACACGGGCAGAAGACGCATTATGCGActctggtataaaaacggccaattctCTAAAATTTAAGTGAAGCTCTGGTCcttgcagttgtgaacgcaattttagcaattgtttagacaagcctgaaaaatttaggacttgaACGGGGCTTGAACCCATGatctcgcgatgccggtgcgacgctctataACCAACTGtgttatgaagccactgatttTGGGAGTTGGTCCAGCTTTTTGTCCTTTTACTGGGACAAACAATGAAATGTACACATAATAGGATGATTGATTGTCTGTACACttcacgctttttttttttttttagtatgaCGTTAATTCTATATGGCACCTCGGAGGGTACGAAAATAGTGAAATTGAAATTGCCAAAATTTTGCAGTCTGTAcgcataaaattattttcgtcTTAATTAATGGTGCTTAATTTCGTTAACACATGGTCTTTATCTGGGTTAATCGCCGAAGGCCGTTTTTTTCTATAAGATTATTAACGACCTCCCCCTTGGTGATCGCATTACCCCTCATTTTTGTCCAACCGGGTCATCAAAAAATTTCCTGACAATTTTTAATTCTATACTTGCCACTTCTGTCTTTTACGACCACCTCCGTGGCTATTAAACCTTCAAATTTTGATTGCTTTCTGACGTATCCGAGCAACAGAATTACTGCACTTGAAATGCTGCAGCACTTTCAAAAACCCAAGTCCTTTAGAATAAACATTACAAAGTTCTGCCCAACAGTGATTGGACACCATTTTTAGATTGATGCCCCCTTGCCATCAGAAGTAAGCCAACTAGGCGTTTATTTAAACAAGCTGTTTATCGTCATTGTTTTGTTCGGTATTCAGTAAACCTTTCGTTCTTGTCTTATACTGTTATTTAAGTCTAATTTGTATTGTGCTTTTCCTTCTGTAGGGGACAAGGAATCACCTTGTTCCGTTCTACCTGCCGTTAACATACGCCATCGATACAGCTCTATATATTGTCTTGTCAACACTTTTCTTGCTGTTCTATCCAGCACTTTCACTTCTTCCTTCATCCATCTTCGGTGCAATGCCTGCTCCTTACCTCAATCAGTACTGCCTTTTAACTTGTATTGTGTTTTGTGTGTAATATTCAAATATGAGTATTTATCTGTATACTCTCGTTGACTTTACACTGATGTAATAAGGGAATCAAATTAGTGTTCTATATTTTGCATGCCCTATCGATTCTCTGCTTTTTCTTCGATTTTCTCTATTTGAGTAGATTCCTAtgtaaataaatgttttaaaaGAAGTGGGCCAAAATCAAAATCGATCAATAATCTCGTAATGAGAAACGGCTTTGACGCAAAGATATTTGTCACTTGTCTTTGCAAATGAATCAACGTTCGAAGACTCTTGACACTTATTATCTGCAGAAATAAATTTTGCATATGCGGAATTTATAAAAGTGGAACATTATTGATTATATTTACTGAGAAATGTTTTATTGGGTTAGAATGACACGAAATTAATAAGTGATGATTGATAATGTCGTGTGACTAGAGAAATCCCGTGGTAAATAAAAGAGCGtgtttttggttaaaaaaaaattcagtgtaaagaaaagaaatctcATTTCGTAAACTTGTCGGGCGCGTCTGTCgattatgtctttaaaaaatgTGATAACTCCGATGTTCCTTGCACCTCTGTCTTCGTATTCGGGATCCGAATCGGGATCGAATCGTCGCGAGCCGTATAACTGTATTGACTAAGAGTGGTCAAggttcattaaaagaaaaaccttatCTAGAATGGCTTTTGTATATGTTTTGTACACCCTTCCTAAAGTTCCTACTAAGTAGAGTATAAATTATCGGATTTGCTGACGAATTAAGTattacaaaaacaattattgtgtACAATATATTTGCGTACATTTTTTTGGTAGTGAATGCCGGCCAAAATACAACGACCAGTCGAAGAACGCTCAAAGGAAACATTGTGATCGCAAAGACGAGGACCACGGGTGTCAGAATTCTCTGCGCCCGTTTATTTTTTTGAAGGCGAGCAGATTTGACGATGCATAGATAGGCAATTCTGTTTGGTTTGTTGGTTTCGCTGTTCATTGCTTTGACCAACGTGCTGGTTTGTTTCAAAGCGCGAGATATGACGAAGTACGCGAAGGCAATTATGCTTAGAGGCATCACGTACGAGAAAAAAGTCAGAAGAGCAATGTAAGCCCTTCCTATGAGGTTGTGATTCCAAGAAGGCCAAACAGGACCACACCATGCAGCACCATTGGGAACCTCACGATATTCAACAACGAAATACACTGGAAGGCAGAAGATCACGAAGGATATCACCCAAACACAAGCCACATTTGACCTCGCTCTTTGGAACTCCTTGGCCTTGCTCAGAGCGCCGTGTGACTTCACAACATTGTAGTAACGTCTAAAGGCGATGGATACGATACACCAGACGGATGCACCGTAGAATATTTCAGGAAGGGGGTACAAATAGCGACAAGTAAATTCTCCTAACGGCCAGCGATAGGGAGCTTTTTCTCTGATAGCAACCATTGGGTATGTAGAGAGTAGCATTCCAAGATCCGCAATGGCCAAGTTCAGTAAGCAAACGTCACTGGgttgtttcctttttccttgACTTAATATGACTGCAAAGACTAAAAGGTTGCCAACCACTCCAACGAACGCAATTGGAACCTCTAAAGTTAGCTTTAAGATATTCTCAAGATTCATATGCGATGTTTGGACGATCTCCAGCGATTCAAGTTTTACGGAGGTGTTATTACTGTACGAGTTTAACTCTTCTGCGAAGTTGTATTGATATTCAGACGCCATTTTTCCAAACTTCTGAGCGTCAAAGCCCGGAAACGCTACTGAAAAGCTTAGTCATAGGTAAGCTCAAATGAGAGACGTGGGAAAGTCGTGGCCCTTTTCGCACCAGGGAGGGTTTTCACTCAGTTGTGTTCCCATCAAGAAAgtgttttaccacaattgcttgtaatctcgtaatctgattggctaatttgccgttgtcgataagagtctggacaacgctgtacgcgtcatgctcgcgtcaatttgtcacgcaatgcaatatccaatcaggaacgcccattttgggaaataaaccaatcatattgcgagaaagatATAggcaacgcttgctctttctttgtgtcatgtttttgttgtggactcactcggctgcgcctcgtgagtccacaacattttgaccacggtgatgacgaatatcgttgtcgataagagttcagacaacgctgaaccaatttcgatttgttaaatcgaCGTTGCAACCCATCGTCTTTTTTATCATCTGGAAAAATGATGAGAAAATCATTGGAACTACGTAAAAGCGTTAATTAATTTTAACCTTAGTTTGTGTATGGAATATCGGAAAAAGGATGACAAAATGATGGACGCGAAGTTTCAAAATGGCTGTCTTTAAACCAGAAACACGTCAGCACGTTGCATGCTACGTGAGTAGCATCCAAAAGGCAAGCTAATAATTATAGAGCTGAAAAAGTTGAGTAACATGTCGTTGTGTTCGTGTATTTTTCACTTTGAATCGAAGATTTCTCTGGCAGTCTGATTATCCACTGAAGACACGTGTTTCGGttgttttcattattgttgttatAATAACTCGTGCCATTTATCCATTCTTAAGGAAATGCTAGAGTACGTGCATCGCAGATTAAGGGAAGCCCTGAGTAAAAGTAAGTTGAATTTACACATTATATGGAGCCGTGCAGTGGTACATTTAAACATAGTTAATAAACGGGAATGATTATGAAACccaacaactttctttgttgtaggtttttgttctcttttttggccttgaccgtgcacaaaacacaatagttgtttactccgcactgaggaactaacccatagaaacgtgttggttacgtaatccCATGCATAGTGTGTGAGCTCAAAActaaagattgtgcacggtcgtggactttccaacataaatcttggcatctttgtttgttcccgGCCTTTggtgtttgccgagcttccaaccCAGTCCCCTCTCAGTAACtatgatttaaaagaaaaaaccatGTGTTTCCTGTCGGAAAAACCAACTCTTAAATTACTGGTCAATAtagttcgattgggaaatctggatctttggatttccaatcgaacccAAAATACAGATTTTGTCCCGCATTTCACGAATTGAAATACTTCCTGTCATGGATTTCCAGTTGTCTGGGGAAGCGGCGCTCCTCCCACCAGACCCCGCTCGATTTCTTTTGCTCGTTCTCGTTCCCTCGCCtccactatctgagagcctgttCACGTGACTCGAAATTCACAGGAAAGGTTTGGCTCGGGATCGAGTTGTCTCGATCCGAAtaattagggaacttaagatctaagacggcgacgtcgacgaaaacgtcacctcaaaatagaactttgctctagtaaaagtctttcgtgattattccatctcgttcacgtcgtacaatgtgggcgaagtatcctagaaataaatcggtacgagcggtttcagactgaaaatagagaatgaaagattctctgttgcatgctaacGTTGACGtcaaaaacctaaaatttagtgatttcacgtcgtcgtcacgcagagaaccgcaaaaatatgagctaaaatccgtgccgcacgtgcagcacgattatttatgctcttttaaccaatgatatccttttttgtggcgttttcgtcgacgtcgtcgtcgaagatcgtaagctccctattagcaTTGACCGTGAGACGTTCAGGCAGAACAGAGAGTAACTCAGAATTCACAATGTCAGCAATATAATCTGAATCCTCTTGAGGGTCTCTTTCAATGGGATCCGAATCGGGATCGAATCGTCGCGAGCCGGATAACTGTATTGACTAAGCGTGGCCAAggttcattaaaagaaaaaccttatCTAGAATGGCTTTTGCATATGTTTTGTACACCCTTCCTAAAGTCCCTACTAACTAGAGAATAAATTATCGGATTTGCTGACGAATTAAGTATTACAGAAAAACCTTATCTAGAATGGCTTTTGCATATGTTTTGTACACTCTTCCTAAAGTCCCTACTAACTAGAGAATAAATTATCGGATTTGCTGACGAATTAAGTATTACAAAAACAGTTATTATGTACATTATATTTGCGTACATTTTTTCGGTGGTGAATGCCGGCCAAAATACAACGACCAGTCGAAGAACGCTCAAAGGAAACATCGTGATCGCAAAGACGAGGACC encodes the following:
- the LOC137973124 gene encoding galanin receptor type 1-like → MASEYQYNFAEELNSYSNNTSVKLESLEIVQTSHMNLENILKLTLEVPIAFVGVVGNLLVFAVILSQGKRKQPSDVCLLNLAIADLGMLLSTYPMVAIREKAPYRWPLGEFTCRYLYPLPEIFYGASVWCIVSIAFRRYYNVVKSHGALSKAKEFQRARSNVACVWVISFVIFCLPVYFVVEYREVPNGAAWCGPVWPSWNHNLIGRAYIALLTFFSYVMPLSIIAFAYFVISRALKQTSTLVKAMNSETNKPNRIAYLCIVKSARLQKNKRAQRILTPVVLVFAITMFPLSVLRLVVVFWPAFTTKKMYANILYTIIVFVILNSSANPIIYTLLSRNFRKGVQNIYKSHSR